Proteins from a genomic interval of Pecten maximus chromosome 13, xPecMax1.1, whole genome shotgun sequence:
- the LOC117341419 gene encoding uncharacterized protein LOC117341419 → MTLSSDSSNTQSLTITVTCAYPAVSLDLSFVPTGGGNEENAPSSTSTCTSTGNTGCSDTDANSYTCVITPQHEATLSAGTTYHIKAAVKLDGLSIGVDITINGTDITVQAITTTTTPGRLSSVTR, encoded by the exons ATGACCTTGTCATCTGATAGCAGTAATACCCAAAGTTTGACCATCACAGTGACGTGTGCATATCCAGCAGTTTCACTTGACTTGTCCTTCGTG CCGACTGGAGGGGGTAATGAGGAGAATGCCCCATCGTCAACATCAACATGTACCTCTACTGGTAACACAGGGTGTTCTGACACAGATGCCAACAGTTACACCTGTGTCATTACACCACAACATGAGGCAACTCTATCAGCTGGTACAACATACCATATCAAGGCAGCAGTTAAGTTAGACGGGTTGTCTATTGGAGTAGACATCACCATCAATGGCACAGATATAACAGTGCAAG caatcactaccactaccactccAGGTAGGTTATCATCAGTTACTCGTTAA
- the LOC117341420 gene encoding uncharacterized protein LOC117341420, whose translation MSKNGPTTTTPPTTTTTPTTTTPTTTTPTTTTTTPTTTTTPTTTTTPTSTVSATTNISITTIAPVTQTPNPTTIKKYTDEELGAIIGGSVGGAFLLCCVGLGIFYCYRLQNKDSDPKAGQRKDRKEKTRKPPKEDKQRGRVEKDNAKLYYNGQAKMVNPRQFNDNKSNAYRNKAYQQDHYHDDPHHTRRTRSNGHFVSSQGYRGHRSDPRGHFVSSQDYRGHRSDPRGHFVGSQDYRSHRSDPHGHFVSPHNHRGQRSDPRGYYPDNVPQRMYHPARQTYDGRNLYPNVPTICIPEVKNICTTKTCNRNSCSVATESKTIYLHCFL comes from the exons ATGTCCAAAAATg GTCCAACTACCACCACTCCgcctactactactaccacccCGACTACTACTACCCCAACCACAACCACTCCgactactaccactaccactccGACTACTACTACCACTCCGACTACTACTACCACTCCAACCTCTACTGTGTCAGCTACCACTAACATTTCAATTACAACAATAGCTCCAGTTACTCAAACTCCTAATCCAACTACAATAAAAAAGTACACGGATGAAGAATTAGGAGCAATCATTGGAGGAAGTGTGGGCGGAGCTTTCCTACTCTGTTGTGTAGGACTTGGAATATTTTACTGTTACCGACTACAAAACAAGGACTCTGATCCTAAGGCTGGCCAGAGAAAggacagaaaagaaaaaacaagaAAGCCTCCAAAAGAGGACAAGCAGAGGGGTAGGGTGGAGAAGGACAATGCGAAATTGTACTACAATGGTCAGGCTAAAATGGTTAATCCGAGGCAATTTAATGACAACAAGTCCAATGCTTACAGGAATAAGGCCTACCAACAGGATCATTACCATGATGATCCTCATCATACCAGGAGGACAAGGTCAAATGGACACTTTGTCAGCTCTCAGGGTTACAGAGGTCATAGGTCAGACCCACGTGGACATTTTGTTAGCTCTCAGGATTACAGAGGTCATAGGTCAGACCCACGTGGACATTTTGTCGGCTCTCAGGATTACAGAAGTCATAGGTCAGACCCACATGGACACTTTGTCAGCCCACACAACCacagaggtcagaggtcagacCCACGTGGCTATTATCCTGATAATGTTCCTCAAAGAATGTACCACCCAGCTCGTCAAACATATGATGGCAGAAATCTCTATCCAAATGTTCCAACTATATGCATCCCAGAGGTGAAGAATATATGTACTACTAAAACGTGCAACAGAAATTCATGCAGTGTAGCGACTGAATCCAAAACCATTTATCTGCATTGCTTTCTATGA